One Procambarus clarkii isolate CNS0578487 chromosome 15, FALCON_Pclarkii_2.0, whole genome shotgun sequence DNA segment encodes these proteins:
- the LOC138365014 gene encoding ice nucleation protein-like: MTINGFLAPSINGYLASSINGYLASTINGYFATSIDGYLAMSINGYLAPTINEFLAPSINGYLASSINGYLASNINGYFATSINGYLASSINGYLALSINGYFALSINGYLATIINGYLASSINGYLALSINGYLATSINGYLASSINGYLAPSINGYLASSINGYLP; the protein is encoded by the coding sequence atgACCATCAACGGGTTCTTAgccccgagcatcaacgggtacttagcctcgagcatcaacgggtacttagcctcgaccaTCAACGGGTACTTTGCCACGAGCATTGACGGGTACTTAGCcatgagcatcaacgggtacttagccccgACCATCAACGAGTTCTTAgccccgagcatcaacgggtacttagcctcgagcatcaacgggtacttagcctcgaacaTTAACGGGTACTttgccacgagcatcaacgggtacttagcctcgagcatcaacgggtacttagccttgagcatcaacgggtactttgcATTGAGCATCAACGGATACTTAGCCACGATcatcaacgggtatttagcctcgagcatcaacgggtacttagccttgagcatcaacggatacttagccacgagcatcaacgggtacttagcctcgagtatCAACGGATACTTAgccccgagcatcaacgggtacttagcctcgagcatcaacgggtacttaccctag
- the LOC138365015 gene encoding ice nucleation protein-like yields the protein MTINGFLAPSINGYLASSINGYLASTINGYFATSIDGYLAMSINGYLAPTINEFLAPSINGYLASSINGYLASNINGYFATSINGYLASSINGYLATSINGYLATSINGYLALSINGYFALSINGYLATIINGYLASSINGYLALSINGYLATSINGYLASSINGYLAPSINGYLASSINGSIDGYFASSINGYLTSSINGYLASSINGYLATSINGYVATSIDGYLAWSINGYLASSINGYLATSINGYLATSINGNLASSINGYLTSSINGYLASSINGYLGTTMNGYLAPTINGFLAPIINGYLASSINGYLAPSINGYLASSINGYLA from the exons atgACCATCAACGGGTTCTTAgccccgagcatcaacgggtacttagcctcgagcatcaacgggtacttagcctcgaccaTCAACGGGTACTTTGCCACGAGCATTGACGGGTACTTAGCcatgagcatcaacgggtacttagccccgACCATCAACGAGTTCTTAgccccgagcatcaacgggtacttagcctcgagcatcaacgggtacttagcctcgaacaTTAACGGGTACTttgccacgagcatcaacgggtacttagcctcgagcatcaacgggtacttagccacgagcatcaatgggtacttagccacgagcatcaacgggtacttagccttgagcatcaacgggtactttgcATTGAGCATCAACGGATACTTAGCCACGATcatcaacgggtatttagcctcgagcatcaacgggtacttagccttgagcatcaacggatacttagccacgagcatcaacgggtacttagcctcgagtatCAACGGATACTTAgccccgagcatcaacgggtacttagcctcgagcatcaacgg GAGCATTGATGGGTACtttgcctcgagcatcaacgggtacttaacctcgagcatcaacgggtacttagcctcgagcatcaacgggtacttagccacgagcatcaatggGTACGTAGCCACAAGCATTGACGGGTACTTAGCctggagcatcaacgggtacttagcctcgagcatcaacgggtacttagccacgagcatcaatgggtacttagccacgagcatcaacgggaaCTTAgcatcgagcatcaacgggtacttaacctcgagcatcaacgggtacttagcctcgagcatcaacgggtacttaggcaCGACCATGAACGGGTACTTAGCCCCAACCATCAACGGGTTCTTAGCCCCGATCATCaatgggtacttagcctcgagcatcaacgggtacttagccccgagcatcaacgggtacttagcatcgagcatcaacgggtacttagcctag
- the LOC138365016 gene encoding ice nucleation protein InaU-like, translated as MTINGFLAPSINGYLASSINGYLASTINGYFATSIDGYLALSINGYLAPTINAFLAPSINGYLASSINGYLASNINGYFATSINGYLASSINGYLATSINGYLALSINGYFALSINGYLATIINGYLASSINGYLALSINGYLATSINGYLASSINGYLAPSINGYLASSINGYLP; from the coding sequence ATGACCATCAACGGGTTCTTAgccccgagcatcaacgggtacttagcctcgagcatcaacgggtacttagcctcgactaTCAACGGGTACTTTGCCACGAGCATTGACGGGTACTTAGCcttgagcatcaacgggtacttagccccgACCATCAACGCGTTCTTAgccccgagcatcaacgggtacttagcctcgagcatcaacgggtacttagcctcgaacaTTAACGGGTACTttgccacgagcatcaacgggtacttagcctcgagcatcaacgggtacttagccacgagcatcaacgggtacttagccttgagcatcaacgggtactttgcATTGAGCATCAACGGATACTTAGCCACGATcatcaacgggtatttagcctcgagcatcaacgggtacttagccttgagcatcaacggatacttagccacgagcatcaacgggtacttagcctcgagtatCAACGGATACTTAgccccgagcatcaacgggtacttagcctcgagcatcaacgggtacttaccctag